A window of the Dyadobacter pollutisoli genome harbors these coding sequences:
- a CDS encoding VanW family protein: MRRCIQNSLADIRTFSDTQQLKSQPVLSVSETELWNIDDNETEWILTAGKIENLRQAVKRLNGVEVQARRIFSFWKHLGYPSARRGYVLGREIREGCIVPTVAGGICQLSNALYDAALKANFEIVERHRHTKVIKGSLAERDRDATVKWNYIDLRFKSDYPFRIEVELTRDKLIVKFRGERKHTLITESNSKNTFPASKLNDCYSCGNSECIKYTGLPQLKFQKSNAAFILDEKWSEFNDYVNTISREEDLFILPHPKSYIRTSRFSWTIENPKTVKSFWILTLQRALWTRFSFNGSRNIFSLMLKFDKRIARSVAKKIPLTVTHLIVSQNLLPFLWEQGVFGGRTFDVLMIRQPLENLHLRLDQAYKNFPESKTLNDFRASQALVDFENEALTSARSIITPHEEIAKIFINKSVKLQWNLPKKATNSDVKGSKILFPASALARKGAYEIRRLAKELNFSIVLVGKALEDENFFNGIETEFAGKNPFDNVKLVIYPAYIMHNPKPLLEALARDIPVITTTASGLSPSKNLIMVPIGDYQTLKHAVICELTKGAH, from the coding sequence TTGAGACGTTGCATTCAGAATAGCCTTGCAGATATCAGGACCTTTTCAGACACGCAACAACTAAAATCGCAGCCTGTTCTTTCTGTTTCGGAAACGGAACTTTGGAACATTGACGATAATGAAACTGAATGGATTTTAACTGCCGGTAAAATTGAGAACCTGCGTCAGGCTGTAAAAAGGCTTAATGGTGTGGAAGTACAGGCACGCAGGATTTTTAGCTTTTGGAAGCATCTCGGATACCCTAGCGCCAGAAGAGGCTATGTTTTGGGGAGGGAGATTCGAGAAGGTTGTATAGTTCCAACAGTCGCTGGCGGAATTTGCCAACTCTCAAACGCCCTTTATGATGCTGCGTTAAAAGCAAATTTTGAAATCGTCGAACGGCATCGGCACACAAAAGTCATCAAGGGATCATTGGCAGAACGTGACAGAGATGCAACGGTTAAGTGGAATTATATTGATTTGCGTTTCAAGTCCGACTACCCGTTCAGAATTGAAGTCGAACTGACAAGAGACAAGTTGATTGTAAAATTCAGAGGTGAAAGAAAGCACACACTGATTACAGAAAGCAATTCGAAAAACACGTTCCCTGCATCAAAACTGAATGACTGCTACTCATGTGGTAATTCGGAGTGTATCAAGTATACGGGCCTACCACAGTTAAAATTTCAAAAATCAAATGCGGCTTTTATACTGGATGAGAAATGGAGCGAATTCAATGATTATGTAAACACGATTTCCAGGGAGGAAGACCTCTTTATCCTTCCACATCCGAAGAGTTACATTCGGACAAGTCGTTTCTCCTGGACTATTGAAAATCCAAAAACAGTAAAATCTTTTTGGATCCTTACATTACAAAGAGCATTATGGACCCGGTTCAGTTTTAATGGGTCGAGAAATATCTTTTCATTGATGCTTAAATTTGATAAGAGGATCGCTCGCTCGGTGGCCAAGAAAATTCCCCTAACTGTCACGCACCTGATTGTGTCGCAAAATTTATTGCCCTTTCTGTGGGAACAAGGCGTTTTCGGAGGGCGGACATTTGACGTGCTAATGATACGTCAGCCGTTGGAAAATCTGCACTTGAGATTGGACCAAGCGTATAAGAACTTTCCTGAAAGTAAGACTTTGAATGATTTTAGGGCCTCACAAGCATTGGTTGATTTTGAAAATGAGGCGTTAACAAGTGCTCGTAGCATAATTACTCCTCACGAAGAAATAGCTAAGATCTTTATTAATAAATCAGTCAAGCTGCAATGGAATCTGCCGAAGAAAGCAACGAATAGTGATGTAAAAGGGTCCAAAATACTCTTCCCTGCTTCTGCATTAGCAAGAAAAGGGGCATATGAAATAAGACGTCTCGCAAAAGAACTTAACTTTTCTATTGTGTTGGTGGGTAAGGCATTGGAAGACGAGAATTTTTTCAATGGTATTGAAACGGAGTTCGCAGGTAAGAACCCGTTTGACAATGTTAAGCTGGTTATTTATCCGGCCTATATAATGCATAACCCAAAGCCCCTGTTAGAGGCTTTGGCAAGAGATATTCCGGTCATAACTACTACCGCCAGTGGCCTTTCGCCTTCAAAAAACCTGATTATGGTTCCGATAGGTGACTACCAAACTTTAAAACATGCGGTCATCTGTGAGTTAACAAAAGGAGCCCATTAA
- the glpK gene encoding glycerol kinase GlpK has translation MSKYVAAIDQGTTSTRCILFDHEGNIVSVGQKEHEQIYPHPGWVEHNPTEIWKNTLEVIAIARINVSATAADIAAIGITNQRETTVVWNKRTGKPYYNALVWQDTRTTELVAKYEKEGGLNQFRDITGLPVSTYFSGLKLKWLLENVEGIRADAERGEALFGNIDTFLIWHLTGGIHGGIHVTDVTNASRTQLMNLRTLRWDKSMLTAYNIPEIMLPTIKSSSEIYGHVTNEILPGVPVAGDLGDQHAALVGQTCFEPGMAKNTYGTGCFLVMNTGNELKTSENGLLTTIAYQFGKQPVQYALEGSVAVTGALVQWVRDNLGLIQKSSDIEELARTVEDNGGAYFVPAFSGLYAPYWRNDARGVIAGLTRYVNKGHIARAVLEASAYQTLDVVRAMEQDSGIELSSLRVDGGMVANQLLMQFQSDILNTQVVSPAVAETTALGAAYAAGLAVGYWKNTDELTKNWAIAHTWNPNMEEEKRAGFYKGWKKAVTKSYDWID, from the coding sequence ATGTCCAAATACGTAGCCGCCATTGATCAGGGAACGACCAGTACCCGTTGCATACTTTTTGACCACGAGGGAAATATCGTTTCGGTAGGGCAAAAGGAACACGAACAAATTTATCCGCATCCAGGCTGGGTAGAGCACAATCCGACGGAAATATGGAAAAATACGCTGGAAGTAATCGCCATTGCAAGGATCAATGTGTCTGCGACCGCTGCGGACATTGCTGCGATTGGTATTACAAATCAAAGAGAAACAACGGTTGTCTGGAACAAAAGGACCGGCAAACCTTACTATAATGCATTAGTATGGCAGGATACCAGGACTACCGAGCTTGTCGCGAAATATGAAAAGGAAGGCGGTTTGAACCAGTTCAGGGACATTACCGGCCTGCCTGTTTCCACTTATTTCAGCGGTCTCAAATTAAAATGGCTGCTCGAAAATGTAGAAGGGATCCGCGCCGATGCGGAAAGGGGAGAAGCACTCTTTGGCAACATTGACACCTTCCTGATCTGGCACCTCACAGGGGGAATCCATGGCGGCATCCATGTAACCGACGTCACCAATGCAAGTCGCACGCAACTCATGAACCTGCGGACCTTACGCTGGGACAAAAGTATGCTGACCGCCTACAATATTCCGGAAATCATGCTACCGACCATTAAAAGCAGCAGCGAAATTTATGGACACGTAACCAATGAAATATTACCCGGAGTTCCGGTAGCAGGCGATCTGGGCGATCAGCACGCTGCCCTCGTCGGCCAAACCTGTTTCGAGCCGGGTATGGCCAAAAACACGTACGGTACCGGCTGTTTCCTGGTGATGAATACCGGTAATGAGCTGAAAACCTCTGAAAACGGGTTGCTTACCACCATTGCGTATCAGTTTGGCAAACAACCCGTTCAATATGCCCTGGAAGGTAGCGTAGCAGTTACCGGCGCATTGGTACAATGGGTTCGCGACAATCTCGGGCTGATTCAAAAAAGCAGTGATATTGAAGAACTTGCGAGAACGGTGGAAGATAATGGCGGTGCCTATTTCGTGCCTGCATTCTCCGGACTTTACGCGCCGTACTGGCGGAACGATGCGAGAGGTGTTATCGCCGGACTCACCAGATATGTGAATAAAGGTCATATCGCGCGGGCAGTTTTGGAAGCATCGGCATATCAGACGTTGGATGTTGTCCGCGCCATGGAGCAGGATTCCGGAATTGAGCTTTCATCACTTCGGGTTGATGGCGGTATGGTAGCTAATCAGTTGCTTATGCAATTTCAATCCGACATTCTCAATACGCAGGTAGTATCGCCGGCAGTGGCCGAAACAACCGCATTGGGAGCTGCCTATGCCGCCGGACTGGCTGTTGGTTATTGGAAAAATACAGATGAATTGACCAAGAACTGGGCGATCGCCCATACCTGGAATCCGAATATGGAAGAGGAAAAACGGGCAGGGTTTTACAAGGGCTGGAAAAAGGCAGTTACTAAATCTTATGATTGGATTGACTAG